The following coding sequences lie in one Tichowtungia aerotolerans genomic window:
- a CDS encoding enoyl-ACP reductase FabI gives MIKKGGTYVVMGLLNTDSIAYATGKMIEDLGGKVIYTVQNERMKRVFFDRGCSDLPQEIKDEMDIRYCDVTIENEVRNLFDGIDSLDGVVHSIGFANPKTCLGDKVYTNAFEDIKQGFHISCASLATVAEFAQQKMNKGGSVVTLSFASQLAFPYYNWMGVNKAALEALVRALAREYGREHVRVNAVSAGPLATKAAKSIPHFAHLARTWKKISPLPWDVINDKQEVANTVVFMLGEYSKKITGQTIYVDGGASAVGGELLKHEKPFKTMPAKKKKAAQERLERMRALQKSHQQ, from the coding sequence ATGATCAAAAAAGGCGGAACCTATGTTGTGATGGGGCTTTTGAATACAGACTCCATCGCTTATGCCACCGGAAAAATGATTGAAGATCTCGGTGGAAAAGTAATTTATACCGTACAGAACGAGCGCATGAAACGGGTTTTCTTCGACCGCGGCTGCTCGGATCTTCCGCAGGAGATCAAAGACGAGATGGACATCCGCTACTGCGATGTCACCATCGAAAACGAAGTGCGCAACCTGTTCGACGGCATCGACTCTCTCGACGGGGTGGTTCACTCCATCGGATTTGCCAACCCGAAAACCTGTCTCGGCGACAAAGTCTACACCAATGCGTTCGAAGACATTAAACAGGGCTTTCACATCAGCTGCGCCTCGCTGGCAACCGTTGCCGAGTTCGCACAGCAGAAAATGAACAAAGGCGGATCGGTCGTCACGCTATCGTTTGCCTCGCAGCTGGCGTTCCCCTACTACAACTGGATGGGCGTCAACAAAGCCGCGCTCGAAGCGCTGGTACGCGCACTGGCACGCGAATACGGTCGCGAGCACGTCCGCGTCAATGCGGTTTCCGCCGGACCTCTGGCGACCAAGGCGGCCAAGTCGATTCCGCACTTTGCACACCTGGCCCGTACCTGGAAAAAAATCAGTCCGCTTCCTTGGGATGTCATCAACGACAAACAAGAGGTCGCCAACACGGTGGTGTTCATGCTGGGAGAGTACTCCAAGAAGATCACCGGCCAGACCATCTATGTGGACGGCGGAGCTTCCGCAGTCGGCGGCGAACTGCTCAAGCATGAAAAGCCGTTCAAAACCATGCCGGCCAAGAAGAAAAAAGCTGCCCAGGAACGACTGGAGCGCATGCGCGCCCTGCAGAAATCGCACCAGCAGTAA
- the yidD gene encoding membrane protein insertion efficiency factor YidD has protein sequence MICRLLIVLVRIYQKTVSCIMPARCRFYPTCSDYTIEALRRHGIVTGLYLSLRRICRCHPWNPGGTDPVPEPKTKKKKHEKN, from the coding sequence ATGATTTGCCGCCTGCTTATCGTTTTGGTGCGGATTTACCAGAAAACGGTCTCCTGTATAATGCCCGCCCGTTGCCGGTTTTATCCGACTTGTTCCGATTATACGATTGAAGCCCTGCGCAGGCATGGCATAGTAACCGGCCTTTATTTAAGTTTGCGGCGCATTTGCCGTTGTCATCCGTGGAATCCGGGCGGAACTGATCCCGTGCCGGAACCGAAAACGAAGAAAAAGAAACATGAAAAAAACTGA
- a CDS encoding CBS domain-containing protein: protein MSTVSKVIGKKESGILSVSPDTPVFDAIEKMAKISAGTALVMDGNQLVGIISERDFIRKLYLKNKCGQGGAVKEIMSANLTTVTPDDELDTCMGLMTDKRIRHLPVVEDGTVAGIISLGDIVKYLVDEKDFEIRNLQSYISGPGL from the coding sequence ATGTCCACAGTGAGCAAGGTGATTGGAAAGAAAGAATCCGGGATTTTGTCAGTCAGCCCGGACACTCCTGTTTTTGATGCCATTGAAAAAATGGCGAAAATTTCAGCCGGAACCGCGCTCGTGATGGACGGAAACCAACTCGTGGGGATTATTTCTGAGCGGGATTTTATCCGGAAACTATATTTGAAGAATAAATGCGGCCAGGGGGGGGCTGTAAAAGAAATTATGTCAGCCAACCTGACGACCGTTACGCCGGATGACGAACTCGACACATGCATGGGCCTTATGACTGACAAGCGGATCCGCCATCTGCCGGTGGTGGAGGATGGCACAGTGGCTGGCATTATTTCGCTGGGCGATATCGTAAAATATCTGGTGGATGAAAAGGATTTTGAAATCAGGAACCTCCAGAGCTATATCTCCGGTCCCGGGCTCTGA
- the nadB gene encoding L-aspartate oxidase, producing MQIRDTDFLIIGSGLAGLTAALELSRHGKVLVVSKQEAAEGNTRYAQGGISCVVDPDDSMAQHIADTLETGNGLSEEAAVRAIVEGGPARIAQLEAAGVHFEHRSDKPEEYDLGQEGGHSRRRVLHAGDVTGGEVIKRLLERVRADANITLVENWLAIDVVPTGWIGLAGPNRCVGCYFLDKTTSEILAVRAPATILATGGLGKVYLYTSNPDVATGDGIAMAWRAGLPLRDMEMIQFHPTCLYHPDAKSFLISEAVRGEGARLIDRRGREFVYDFDPRGALAPRDVTARAIDSVMKKYGDPFVYLDISHRDADFLQKRFPTLYKTCLQFGFDMALAPVPVVPAAHYSCGGVVADVDGSTAMPGLYAIGEVASTGLHGANRLASNSLLEATVCGCRCAEKISKVWKNNSVDGVEIPRWECGDAVSSEEAVVVEHDWNEVRSVMWDYVGIVRSDRLLRRARRRIHTIREEIRSYYREYLVTADLIELRNLAAVAELIVRSAQCRKESRGLHYNRDWPEKNTVADHSIIQDKPGGPLNLE from the coding sequence ATGCAGATACGCGATACAGATTTTTTGATTATCGGCAGCGGGCTGGCCGGACTGACCGCCGCGCTGGAGCTCAGTCGACACGGTAAAGTGCTTGTGGTGTCCAAGCAGGAGGCTGCGGAAGGGAACACCCGTTACGCTCAGGGCGGAATTTCCTGTGTGGTGGACCCTGACGACTCAATGGCTCAGCATATTGCCGATACGCTGGAAACCGGCAACGGACTCAGCGAGGAAGCCGCCGTCCGTGCCATTGTTGAAGGCGGTCCGGCCCGTATTGCCCAGCTCGAAGCGGCGGGGGTGCATTTTGAGCATCGCTCGGACAAACCGGAAGAATATGATCTTGGACAGGAGGGCGGGCACTCCCGCCGCCGCGTGCTGCATGCCGGGGATGTAACCGGCGGAGAGGTGATCAAGCGGCTGTTGGAACGGGTTCGGGCAGATGCCAATATCACGCTGGTTGAAAACTGGCTGGCGATTGATGTGGTTCCGACCGGCTGGATCGGACTGGCCGGTCCAAACCGTTGTGTCGGCTGCTATTTTCTCGATAAAACGACCAGTGAAATTTTGGCTGTACGCGCCCCTGCCACGATTTTGGCAACCGGCGGGCTGGGCAAGGTATATCTTTACACTTCCAACCCCGACGTCGCCACCGGCGACGGCATCGCCATGGCATGGCGTGCCGGGCTTCCGTTGCGTGATATGGAGATGATTCAGTTCCATCCCACCTGCCTGTATCATCCGGATGCAAAGTCGTTCCTGATTTCCGAAGCTGTACGCGGAGAAGGGGCCCGGTTGATCGACCGGCGGGGGCGTGAGTTCGTATATGATTTTGATCCGCGCGGCGCACTCGCTCCGCGCGATGTAACTGCGCGCGCCATCGACTCCGTCATGAAAAAGTACGGGGATCCGTTTGTCTATCTCGACATTTCCCATCGCGATGCGGATTTTCTCCAGAAGCGTTTCCCGACGCTCTATAAAACCTGTCTGCAGTTCGGGTTCGATATGGCCCTCGCGCCGGTGCCGGTGGTTCCGGCTGCGCACTATTCCTGCGGCGGCGTCGTCGCCGATGTGGATGGTTCCACTGCCATGCCGGGGTTGTATGCCATCGGCGAAGTTGCTTCGACCGGTCTGCATGGCGCCAACCGACTGGCCAGCAATTCGCTGCTCGAAGCGACGGTCTGCGGGTGTCGGTGTGCCGAAAAAATTTCCAAGGTTTGGAAAAACAATTCAGTTGATGGGGTCGAGATTCCGCGATGGGAATGCGGTGATGCGGTTTCCAGTGAAGAAGCGGTTGTGGTGGAACACGACTGGAACGAAGTGCGGTCCGTGATGTGGGACTACGTCGGCATCGTGCGCTCCGACCGGCTTCTTCGGCGCGCTCGTCGACGTATTCACACCATTCGCGAAGAAATCCGAAGCTATTACCGCGAATATCTGGTGACGGCCGACCTGATCGAGCTGCGCAACCTTGCCGCTGTCGCGGAACTGATTGTTCGTTCCGCTCAGTGCCGTAAGGAGAGCCGCGGCCTGCACTACAATCGTGACTGGCCCGAAAAAAACACCGTTGCGGACCATTCCATTATTCAGGACAAACCCGGCGGCCCGCTGAATCTAGAGTAA
- a CDS encoding outer membrane lipoprotein, whose translation MKTLGIITGLTVVALATGCVSSKSGEVYSRDQARQSMTVRLGTVEFVKEVLVEGSKSGLGAAAGGIAGGVAGSTIGGGKGSTLAALGGAALGALAGHAAEEKLTKFNGLEITVKLDNGDVLAVVQEDDVMFAVGDRVRVLTGRDGTTRVEK comes from the coding sequence ATGAAAACACTTGGAATTATCACGGGTTTAACGGTCGTTGCTTTGGCAACAGGTTGTGTGAGCAGTAAATCCGGCGAGGTGTACAGTCGCGATCAGGCCCGTCAGTCAATGACGGTTCGTCTGGGCACGGTTGAATTTGTTAAAGAGGTTCTGGTTGAAGGCTCCAAGTCCGGTCTCGGGGCGGCCGCCGGCGGTATTGCCGGGGGAGTCGCGGGCAGTACGATCGGCGGCGGTAAAGGCTCTACACTGGCGGCGTTGGGCGGCGCAGCACTGGGTGCATTGGCCGGCCATGCAGCTGAAGAAAAGCTGACCAAATTCAATGGGCTTGAAATTACCGTGAAGCTTGATAACGGAGACGTGCTTGCGGTTGTTCAGGAAGACGACGTGATGTTTGCTGTCGGGGATCGCGTGCGGGTCCTGACCGGTCGCGATGGAACTACGCGGGTTGAAAAATAA
- the rnpA gene encoding ribonuclease P protein component yields the protein MTGNTLSRQQRLVKASLFREAFAQKKSFVGRFMVIWLRQGEGASLRLGVVSSKKVSNRAVDRNRARRILRAVYREHRPEFGGAVDVVIIARRNILSASHEDVEKEMLRLAGKAGLVK from the coding sequence GTGACAGGAAATACTCTTTCCAGACAACAACGACTCGTAAAAGCCTCTCTGTTCAGGGAGGCTTTTGCACAGAAAAAGAGTTTTGTCGGCCGGTTTATGGTGATTTGGCTCCGTCAGGGAGAGGGTGCCTCTTTGCGGCTCGGTGTGGTGAGCAGTAAAAAGGTGAGTAACCGGGCTGTTGATCGCAATCGAGCCCGTCGAATCCTGCGTGCTGTCTATCGTGAACATCGCCCGGAGTTCGGCGGAGCAGTGGATGTGGTGATTATTGCCCGTCGCAATATTCTTTCTGCCTCTCACGAGGATGTGGAAAAAGAGATGCTGCGGCTGGCCGGAAAGGCGGGGCTGGTCAAATGA
- a CDS encoding helix-turn-helix domain-containing protein encodes MANVMKELKAEISRIARSEIKSALSPIKSVNAAQRKYIADLRRQLGDLEKENKQLARQLEKLGAAVPQPEPEEDAGRAWITAAGIRSMRKRLKLSQKAFAELAGVSLPTVANWESSKNKGNKLNIRRKEVFDRLQEIKGMGVRDLPQE; translated from the coding sequence ATGGCGAATGTAATGAAAGAACTGAAAGCGGAAATTTCCCGTATCGCCCGCAGTGAGATTAAGTCCGCGCTTTCTCCGATTAAATCGGTGAACGCCGCGCAGCGCAAATATATTGCTGACTTGCGCCGTCAGCTTGGTGATCTTGAAAAAGAAAACAAACAGCTTGCTCGTCAATTGGAAAAACTCGGTGCCGCAGTGCCGCAGCCGGAGCCGGAGGAAGACGCCGGTCGTGCATGGATTACTGCTGCCGGAATTCGTTCCATGCGCAAACGTCTGAAACTTTCCCAGAAAGCTTTTGCAGAACTGGCCGGAGTCAGTCTGCCGACCGTTGCTAACTGGGAGTCTTCCAAAAACAAAGGCAACAAACTCAATATTCGCCGCAAGGAAGTCTTTGATCGTCTCCAGGAAATTAAAGGCATGGGTGTGCGCGATCTGCCGCAGGAGTAA
- the glpK gene encoding glycerol kinase GlpK, giving the protein MAAILALDQGTSSSRSIVFDENGAVLGTAQQEFPQIYPQSGWVEHDPSELWNSQLETARQALLQSGISAPDAIGITNQRETVVLWDRATGEPLHNAIVWQDRRTAPFIEQLKADGYAPLIRKKTGLLPDPYFSATKIAWLLDHIDSARDRAQRGELAAGTVDSWILWNLTKGRVFATDVTNASRTSLFNIHSLDWDHELLDLFRVPHTVLPDVKPSGGLFAEDTLLGAPVTGIAGDQHAALFGQLCTEPGMAKNTYGTGCFILMQTGTNPVASRNRLLTTIAWQLEGRPAKYALEGSIFIAGAAIQWLRDGLGIIRTAPEIDKLAATVPDNGGVTVVPAFTGLGAPHWNPDARGIINGLSRGTTAAHIAYATLESIACQSADVLRAMESDTGTPIKEMRVDGGASQSNLLMQMQADLLDIPVRRPKTIETTALGAAYLAGIGSKVWKNTDELKNQWQIDRTFESVISEAERKQIRSRWSNAVSKA; this is encoded by the coding sequence ATGGCCGCCATCCTAGCGCTCGACCAGGGAACCAGCAGCTCACGAAGCATTGTTTTTGACGAAAACGGCGCCGTTCTCGGCACTGCACAGCAGGAATTTCCGCAGATTTATCCTCAATCCGGCTGGGTCGAACACGACCCTTCCGAACTCTGGAATTCCCAGCTCGAAACCGCCCGCCAAGCTCTCCTGCAGTCCGGAATCAGCGCTCCGGACGCCATCGGCATCACCAATCAGCGCGAAACCGTCGTCCTGTGGGACCGCGCCACCGGCGAGCCGCTCCATAACGCCATCGTCTGGCAGGACCGTCGCACCGCGCCGTTCATCGAACAGCTCAAGGCCGATGGATATGCCCCCCTCATCCGCAAAAAAACCGGACTGCTTCCCGACCCCTACTTTTCCGCCACAAAGATCGCATGGCTGCTCGACCATATCGACAGCGCGCGCGACCGCGCCCAACGCGGCGAGCTGGCCGCAGGAACCGTAGACAGCTGGATCCTCTGGAATCTCACCAAAGGCCGCGTCTTCGCCACCGACGTCACCAACGCCTCACGCACCTCTCTCTTCAACATTCATAGCTTAGACTGGGATCATGAGCTGCTGGACCTTTTTCGCGTGCCTCACACCGTTTTACCGGACGTTAAACCCTCCGGAGGGCTGTTTGCTGAAGATACCCTGCTCGGCGCCCCCGTCACAGGAATCGCCGGAGACCAGCACGCCGCGCTCTTCGGCCAGCTGTGCACCGAACCCGGCATGGCCAAAAACACCTATGGAACCGGATGCTTCATCCTCATGCAGACCGGCACCAACCCGGTCGCCAGCCGCAACCGCCTGCTCACCACCATCGCGTGGCAGCTCGAAGGCCGCCCCGCGAAATATGCACTTGAAGGAAGCATCTTCATCGCCGGAGCTGCCATCCAGTGGCTGCGCGACGGACTCGGCATCATCAGAACAGCGCCCGAAATCGACAAACTGGCAGCAACCGTCCCCGACAACGGCGGCGTCACTGTTGTGCCCGCATTTACCGGACTCGGCGCGCCGCACTGGAATCCGGACGCGCGCGGAATCATCAATGGGCTTTCGCGCGGAACCACAGCCGCGCACATCGCCTATGCCACGCTCGAATCCATCGCCTGCCAGTCCGCCGACGTACTGCGCGCCATGGAATCAGACACCGGAACCCCGATCAAAGAAATGCGCGTCGATGGCGGCGCCTCACAAAGCAATCTGCTCATGCAGATGCAAGCCGACCTCCTCGACATTCCGGTGCGACGGCCGAAAACCATCGAAACCACCGCCCTCGGTGCCGCCTATCTGGCAGGCATCGGGTCCAAGGTTTGGAAAAATACAGATGAACTGAAAAACCAGTGGCAAATCGACCGAACATTTGAAAGCGTCATCAGCGAGGCTGAACGCAAACAGATCCGATCGCGCTGGTCCAACGCCGTCAGCAAAGCCTGA
- a CDS encoding RNA methyltransferase: MNALKNIRIVLVEPQSSGNIGSVCRAMMNMGITDLAVINPHDRHDWDEARRLSCHADTLLDARKTFQTLEEAIGDCTVVAGTSARTGLYRDHGLLPREAAPILLDSAAHHQTALVFGREDTGLTKEELALCTHIINIPSSEIYRSLNLSHAVMVCCYELFLLSGNPSYRPPEERSPEADVAMRERVYARWQEMMLATEFCPPEKLEHMMLGVRRIFNRGKLTDNDARILLGLAQQSLWVCDQWKKAAPDKS, from the coding sequence ATGAACGCTCTTAAAAACATTCGAATCGTACTTGTTGAACCCCAAAGTTCCGGAAACATCGGTTCCGTCTGCAGAGCCATGATGAATATGGGCATCACGGATCTGGCCGTCATCAACCCCCATGACCGGCACGATTGGGACGAAGCCCGCCGACTGTCCTGCCATGCCGACACGCTGCTGGACGCCCGCAAAACCTTCCAAACACTGGAAGAAGCCATTGGCGACTGCACCGTCGTCGCCGGGACCAGCGCCCGCACCGGTCTCTATCGCGACCACGGCCTGCTGCCCCGCGAAGCGGCTCCCATACTTCTCGACTCCGCAGCACATCATCAAACCGCGCTGGTGTTCGGACGCGAAGACACCGGCCTGACCAAAGAGGAGCTGGCTCTCTGCACCCATATCATCAACATTCCCTCCAGCGAAATCTATCGTTCACTCAACCTCTCACATGCCGTAATGGTCTGCTGTTACGAACTGTTCCTGCTTTCCGGAAATCCCTCCTACCGCCCGCCGGAAGAACGTTCTCCGGAAGCAGACGTGGCTATGCGCGAACGCGTTTATGCCCGATGGCAGGAGATGATGCTCGCCACCGAATTCTGTCCTCCCGAAAAACTCGAACACATGATGCTTGGAGTACGGCGCATCTTCAACCGCGGGAAACTCACCGACAACGACGCACGTATTTTACTCGGCCTGGCCCAGCAGTCGCTCTGGGTCTGCGATCAGTGGAAAAAAGCTGCACCGGACAAATCCTGA
- the rpmH gene encoding 50S ribosomal protein L34: MKRTWQPSKIKRARKHGFRKRMQTADGRAILKRRRQKGRKRLTVADA, from the coding sequence ATGAAACGTACATGGCAACCTTCAAAAATTAAACGCGCCCGTAAGCACGGTTTTCGCAAACGCATGCAGACTGCAGATGGTCGCGCTATCCTGAAACGCCGCCGCCAGAAAGGCCGTAAGCGCCTGACTGTCGCCGATGCGTAA
- the yidC gene encoding membrane protein insertase YidC, with translation MKKTDFIIVGILLVLMFGWMYFFPSTKKPVSSPEPPVAETGSAQAPAPAGEKAAPALTAPAVKDAADAVAEKVDELLAPEQQLLLSNDQIELTVSSHGGAIVSAVLNDYPELNEPDSPPLTLNFSNAPALCYGGLPLAAGTLTETEDGIVYTASLGDGQLFKRKLALEGEYQLVVEDEFVNTSDVPWALPELRLPTGPMSNPQGTSAMKGITTLGVDTFAPVEGITHWAKQFRKISAGVLEFTTTPQLVTTTPVDWVAAKNKFFVQILIPEQTATGFDFTVRREGEGKKQEASEVSAALQFNKELVGANETVSRTVRAYIGPKDFESLKTLGMNQSEVMEFKSVGFWKFMNPIMYPIKLALLWGLIHLAPFGNYGIAILILTIIVRVLFWPLTHKSTESMKRMQEFQPKIKEIQAKYKDNPQRMQQETMAFYKEHKINPMGGCLPMLIQIPVFIALFRVLRSAIELRFSKFLWIKDLSEPENLFAGTFTVPLVGWDSLNILPILMAATMMWQQKLTTGSAAATPEQQQQQKMMAVMMPIMMLFFFYTMPSGLVLYWTTSQILMIAQLIIRKKKEVRSA, from the coding sequence ATGAAAAAAACTGATTTTATTATCGTTGGTATTCTTCTCGTCCTGATGTTCGGCTGGATGTATTTCTTCCCGAGCACAAAAAAACCGGTTTCTTCACCGGAGCCGCCGGTTGCTGAGACGGGTTCTGCACAAGCTCCGGCTCCGGCCGGGGAGAAGGCCGCTCCCGCTCTGACGGCTCCGGCAGTTAAGGACGCGGCGGATGCTGTCGCAGAGAAGGTCGATGAACTGCTGGCTCCTGAACAGCAGCTCTTGTTATCCAACGATCAGATCGAACTGACGGTTTCCTCACACGGCGGAGCGATCGTTTCTGCAGTTCTGAACGATTACCCGGAATTGAACGAACCGGACAGTCCGCCTTTGACGCTCAATTTTTCCAATGCTCCTGCCCTGTGTTATGGCGGGCTCCCGCTTGCTGCCGGAACATTAACGGAAACAGAAGACGGGATTGTGTATACTGCATCACTGGGTGACGGACAGCTTTTTAAGCGTAAGCTCGCTCTCGAAGGAGAGTATCAACTGGTTGTGGAGGATGAGTTTGTTAATACCTCCGATGTCCCGTGGGCGCTGCCGGAGCTGCGGCTCCCTACCGGTCCGATGAGCAATCCGCAGGGCACCAGCGCTATGAAAGGCATTACGACGCTGGGGGTCGATACTTTTGCTCCGGTTGAAGGAATCACGCACTGGGCAAAACAGTTCCGAAAAATTTCCGCCGGCGTTTTGGAATTTACGACCACGCCGCAGCTGGTCACAACCACTCCTGTTGACTGGGTTGCTGCGAAAAACAAGTTTTTTGTCCAAATCCTGATTCCGGAGCAGACTGCGACCGGTTTTGACTTTACCGTCCGTCGGGAAGGCGAAGGCAAAAAACAGGAAGCGTCGGAAGTTTCAGCGGCCCTGCAGTTCAATAAAGAGCTGGTCGGTGCAAATGAAACGGTTTCCCGCACTGTGCGTGCTTATATCGGTCCCAAGGATTTCGAGTCCCTTAAAACACTGGGGATGAATCAGTCCGAAGTGATGGAGTTTAAGAGCGTCGGTTTCTGGAAATTCATGAATCCGATTATGTATCCCATCAAACTGGCTTTGCTGTGGGGTTTGATTCATTTGGCTCCCTTTGGGAATTACGGAATCGCGATTCTGATTCTGACGATCATCGTTCGCGTGCTTTTCTGGCCGCTCACACACAAGAGCACCGAAAGCATGAAGCGCATGCAGGAATTTCAACCGAAGATCAAAGAGATCCAGGCCAAATATAAAGATAATCCTCAGCGCATGCAGCAGGAGACCATGGCGTTTTACAAGGAGCATAAAATCAATCCGATGGGTGGTTGCCTCCCCATGCTGATTCAGATTCCGGTGTTTATCGCGTTGTTCCGTGTTCTGCGCAGTGCCATTGAGCTGCGTTTTTCAAAATTCCTCTGGATCAAAGACCTTTCAGAGCCGGAAAACCTCTTCGCCGGGACATTCACCGTTCCTCTGGTTGGATGGGATTCCCTGAACATTCTTCCGATTTTGATGGCGGCCACCATGATGTGGCAGCAGAAACTGACGACTGGCTCAGCCGCTGCGACACCGGAACAGCAGCAGCAACAGAAGATGATGGCGGTTATGATGCCGATTATGATGCTGTTTTTCTTCTATACGATGCCGTCCGGTCTTGTTCTCTACTGGACCACCAGTCAGATCCTGATGATCGCGCAATTGATTATCAGAAAGAAAAAAGAGGTTCGTTCGGCTTAA
- the mtaB gene encoding tRNA (N(6)-L-threonylcarbamoyladenosine(37)-C(2))-methylthiotransferase MtaB, producing MKSLNTYALDVLGCKVNQYDARQIARLLEGFGLRPADGEPADLVVVHTCGVTATAVQKSRQTVRRLARKNPGAVVFLTGCAAAEDVTDRLDNIDARVAAGAGWIQMLADELQTFSLPNPDFHLPENSDDLAVEEFGGQTRAFLKIQDGCDAGCAYCIVPQLRKTPRDKSMDSAVAEAAVLTQCGYKEIVIAGVHVGLYGRGSDVSLSDVLAKILKVPDIGRVRMSSLHPAELTEDLLKVWASAPNMMPHLHLSLQSGSDGVLSRMVRGYTAVEYAEAVERARAALDHPAITTDVIVGFPGETDAEFEETFEFCKRIGFAQMHIFSFSPRPGTRAVELPDPVDAQTAQARHQRLAALADEMSLAFNQSFVGQTVHVLVERCGNGVCSGVSEHYVPVKFQGSEDQSGSVVPVVVRSADCRGLVG from the coding sequence ATGAAATCTCTGAATACATATGCTCTGGATGTACTGGGGTGCAAGGTCAACCAGTACGATGCGAGGCAGATTGCTCGCCTGCTCGAAGGCTTTGGGCTGCGGCCGGCGGATGGTGAGCCGGCAGATTTGGTGGTGGTGCATACGTGCGGAGTGACTGCTACGGCGGTGCAGAAATCGCGGCAGACCGTTCGCCGTCTGGCTCGCAAAAATCCCGGAGCTGTTGTTTTCCTGACCGGTTGCGCGGCTGCGGAAGATGTTACGGACAGGCTGGATAATATCGATGCCCGGGTTGCTGCAGGAGCTGGATGGATTCAGATGCTGGCGGACGAGCTGCAGACATTTTCCCTGCCGAATCCAGATTTTCATCTTCCCGAAAATTCCGATGATCTGGCGGTTGAAGAATTCGGGGGGCAAACCCGGGCTTTCCTGAAAATTCAGGATGGCTGTGATGCGGGCTGCGCCTACTGTATTGTGCCGCAGTTGCGGAAGACGCCTCGTGACAAGTCGATGGATTCCGCGGTTGCCGAGGCAGCGGTGCTGACTCAGTGCGGCTATAAGGAAATCGTTATTGCCGGGGTTCATGTTGGTCTGTACGGCCGAGGCAGCGATGTGTCATTAAGTGATGTATTAGCCAAAATCCTGAAGGTTCCAGACATTGGAAGAGTCCGCATGTCGAGCCTGCATCCGGCCGAGTTGACAGAGGATCTTCTGAAGGTCTGGGCCTCGGCTCCGAACATGATGCCGCATCTGCATCTTTCGCTTCAGTCCGGTTCGGACGGAGTCCTTTCCCGGATGGTCCGCGGTTATACAGCAGTAGAGTATGCTGAAGCGGTGGAGCGTGCTCGTGCAGCCCTTGACCATCCCGCGATTACCACCGATGTGATCGTCGGCTTTCCCGGGGAAACGGATGCGGAATTCGAAGAGACTTTTGAGTTCTGCAAACGGATCGGGTTCGCCCAGATGCACATTTTCAGCTTTTCACCGCGTCCCGGGACCCGGGCGGTCGAACTGCCGGATCCGGTAGACGCGCAAACGGCTCAGGCGCGCCATCAGCGACTTGCCGCGTTAGCAGATGAAATGTCGCTGGCGTTCAACCAGTCTTTTGTCGGGCAGACGGTTCATGTGTTGGTGGAACGCTGCGGGAACGGTGTCTGTTCCGGCGTTTCGGAACATTATGTTCCGGTGAAATTCCAAGGTTCGGAAGATCAGTCCGGATCAGTGGTTCCGGTTGTGGTTCGCTCTGCTGATTGTCGCGGGCTTGTCGGGTAG